Within Alcaligenes sp. SDU_A2, the genomic segment GACGCGCGCGATGCTCGATCAGCCCAGCCTGGATCAGGCCGTGGCGGTATTGCGCGATCATCCCCGTTCCGGTGCCTTCCATCTTAGTCTGGCACAGCGCGGCGATGCCCGTTTACTGAGCGTGGAGTTCAGTTCGCAGGCAGTATCCGTGCTGGATGTGACCCGCAACAGCCTGCACGCCAATCATGCCATCCATCCGGCCATGCAAGGTTTCGAGCAACAGATCACCCGTTCGTCCCAGTTGCGCCAGGAGCGGGGCGACCAATTGCTCGAACAGGCGGCGGCCAGTGTTAATCCATTGGCGGTGTTGGCCGACCAGCACCATGTGGACTACCCAATCTGGCGCTGCGCGCCCGACGACAGCGACGCGGAAAATACCTTGGCCACCGTTGACATACAGCTGGGCAGCCAGTCCCTGAAGTGGCAGGTCTACGAAAATCCCACCCAGGAACCACGCTTCAGATTTGCCGACATTACCCGGCTGGATCAGGACTAGACCGGGGGCTGCTGCTATCAGGCCTGCTGGTCCCGCTTGGGCTGCCAGAGAACGTCGGGGCGACCGGCATGGCGGTTCAGGCTGCGTGCCAGCACGAACATCAGGTCGGACAGCCGGTTCAGGTACAGGCGCGGCCCGTCCTGCGGCAGGGCGTCCACAGGAACGGCTACCACGCTGCGTTCGGCTCGGCGCGCCACGCAACGCACCACGTGGGCGCAAGCGGCGGCGGGACTGCCGCCGGGCAGGATAAATTCCTGCAGCTTGCCCAATGCTTCGTTGTAGTGGAGCAGGGCCTGTTCCAGGCGTTCCACGTGGGTGTTGGCGATGACTTGGTGGCCCGGAATGCATAACTCTGCACCCATGTCGAACAGGTCGTGCTGAATGTCCGACAGCAGCGTATCCATGTCGGGCGGCAGATCCAGCGTGCGCAGCACGCCGATCTGGCTGTTCAGTTCGTCTACATCGCCCAGCGCATGGATCAAAGGCGCGTCTTTGGGCAGGCGGCTGCCGTCGCCCAGGCCCGTGGTGCCATCGTCGCCCGTGCGTGTGCTGATAATGGAAAGTCGTATGGACATCGTTAAGGGCCTAGGAGTCGGTGGACACGGGGTGACCTTGAGCCAGGTGGAGCAGGGCCGGGCCGGTTACGCGTGCCACGCGCCAGTCGTGCAGGATCTGCGCGCCCTGATGCTCGTAAAAGTCGATGGCGTTCTTGTTCCAGTCCAGCACGACCCATTCAAAGCGACCGCAGCCTTGGCTGACCGCCAGTTTGGCCAGGTGGCGTAGCACGGCGGCTCCCAGTCCTTTTTTGCGGTGCGCCGGGTCGATATACAAGTCTTCCAGGTAGATCCCACGACGATCCAGAAAGCTGGAATAGTTGTAGAACCACATAATGTAGGAAATCGGCGTATCCGGCTCATCTTGCGGGGTGATGACCAGACAGTAAGCGCTGGGTTCATCAGTGAAAAAGCTGTTGCGTAGTGATTCGGGCGTGGCGTGGAAAATATGTTCCAGCTTCTCGAATGCGGCCAGATCGCGCATCAGTTTCAAAATACCGGGAATGTCGGCGGGGCGGGCGGGGCGAAGGGTATACCCTTTGATAAATTCGCTCATGCTTTTGCAATGGTTTGGCGTTATGCTTGATTGCAGACAAGACGGCGTATCCGTCTTAGAACAGGCATTATGGGCCATTTGCATGGCCCTGCCCAATTTGCAGGAGCATGTATGACGTGGACTACTCAACGCAGCGCGCTGCTGGCAGGAGCCCTGGGTCTGGCCGCGACGGCGGCCTATGTCGTGGTCGCGCAGGCCCAGGAGGCCAGCGCATCGGGCGAGGTACGGCGTGTAGATGCAGCCGCCGGCAAGATTACCCTGAAGCACGGCGCGATCGATCTGTTGCAACTACCGGCCATGACGCTGGTCTACAAAATTGATCCGGCCTTGCTGGCCGGCATCAATCCGGGCGATAAGGTCAAGTTCACGGCGCAGCGCGATGGCGGCGACTATGTCGTGACCAAGATCGAAAAGTCTTGATTCCGACGGACGAAAAAAGCCCCGACAGGGCTGCGTCGGCGTCTATAGATACCTGTTTTTTATGGAATATCGGCATCTGCATATAACTTGGGATGCAAAAAAATGCCAGTCAGCGCTTAACTGACTGGCATTTCCCCGGAGGGCTTTTAACGGGGTTGAAACCGTGTTTTACAGCACGTATCGCGCCAAATCCTGACTGGCTGCAGTTTCCTGCAACTGGCGGTTGACGTAGTCTGCGTCGATGACCACAGACTGTTCGCCGTGGCTGCCGGCGCTGTAGGACAGTTCTTCCAGCAGTTTTTCCATAACGGTGTACAGGCGGCGCGCGCCGATGTTCTCGGTGCGTTCGTTGACTTCGAAAGCCAGTTCGGCCATGCGCTGGATGCCGTCGGGGCGGAAGTCCAGGTGCACGTCCTCGGTGCTTAGCAGGGCTGTGTACTGTTTGGTCAGGGACGAGTCCGTGGCCGACAGGATCTGCACAAAATCCTGGGCGCTGAGCGATTCCAGCTCCACCCGGATCGGGAAGCGGCCTTGCAGCTCGGGGATCAGGTCCGAGGGGCGCGACAGGTGGAAAGCTCCCGAGGCGATGAACAGGATATGATCGGTGCGCACCACGCCGTATTTGGTCGTGACGGTCGTGCCTTCGACCAGCGGCAGCAGATCGCGCTGTACGCCCTGGCGGGATACGTCGCCGCTGCCGCCCTGGTTTTCGCTGCGGGCGGTGATCTTGTCGATCTCATCCAGGAACACAATGCCGTTTTGTTCGGCATTGGCCACCGCGGCGGCCCGCAGTTCGTCTTCGTTGACCCGGCGCGCGGCTTCTTCTTCAGTCAGCTGTTTAAACGCTTCCTTGACGGTCAGCTTGCGTGCTTTGGTTTTTTCCTGGCCCAGGCCGGAGAACATGCTGCGCAATTGCTCGGTCATCTCTTCCATGCCGGGGGGGGCCATAATTTCCATGCGGGGCATGGCCTGGGCCATTTCGATTTCGATCTCGGTATCGTCCAGACGGCCTTCACGCAAACGCTTGCGAAACACCTGGCGGGCCGAATTGTCCTCGCGCTGGGGCAGGCCGTGGGCATCGCGCGAGGGCGGCACCAGCACATCCAGAATGCGGTCTTCGGCGGCTTCCTCGGCTTGGGTGCGGACGCGGCGCATTTCTGTTTCGCGGGTTTGCTTGACCGAGATGTCCACCAGGTCGCGAATAATGGTTTCTACGTCCCGGCCTACATAGCCCACTTCGGTGAACTTGGTGGCTTCGACCTTGATGAAGGGCGCATTGGCCAGCTTGGCCAGGCGACGTGCGATTTCGGTCTTGCCCACGCCGGTGGGCCCGATCATCAGGATGTTTTTGGGCACGATCTCGCTGCGCAGGGGCTCGGCCACCTGCTGGCGACGCCAGCGGTTGCGCAGCGCCACGGCCACGGAGCGCTTGGCCTTGCCCTGGCCCACGATGTGTTTGTCCAGTTCGGAGACGATCTCTCCGGGAGTCATATTAGTGGTAGACATGGTGCGTTATCCGGCGGTCAGAGTGTTTCGACGATGTGGTTCTGGTTGGTGTAGATGCACAGGTCGCCCGCGATTTCCAGGGATTTCTTGACGATCTGGGCCGGCTCCATATCGGTATTTTGCAGCAGCGCCAGAGCAGCCGACTGGGCATAGGCACCTCCCGAACCGATGGCGGCCAAGCCGTGCTCGGGTTCGAGCACATCGCCGTTGCCGGTCAGCACCAGCGTGTGTTCTTTGTCGGCGACCAGCAGCATGGCTTCCAGACGGCGCAGCACACGGTCCGTGCGCCAGTCGCGTGTCAGTTCGACGGCGGCGCGCAGCAGATTGCCCTGGTGTTTTTCCAGTTTGGCCTCGAAGCGTTCCTGCAGGGTGAAGGCGTCGGCCGTAGCCCCGGCAAAACCGGCCAGGATGCTGTCGTTGTAGAGTCGGCGGATTTTCCGGGCCGTGCCCTTGATGACGATATTGCCCAGGGTGACCTGGCCATCGCCGCCGATGGCGACTTGGTCGCCGCGGCGCACGCAGACAATGGTAGTGGCGTGAAATTGTTCCATGAGTTCCTTCCTTTAAGTGTCCCATCTGGGGGTGAGGGCGGCAATTTCAAGCCTGATTGTGTATCGTGGCGGGGTGGCCCTGTAGGCGTTCGTTGTTCGCGCGATGGTGCTGATTGCTGTCGCAGGGCGGTCGATCAACGTAAAAAACCCCTCGCCGGAATGAACCGTCGAGGGGTTTGCACCAGTCAGGCCAGGCCTTGGGCGGTCAGTCGCCGAACATTTTCTGGCGCTTTTCACGGCGTTCCTGGGCTTCCAGGGACAGTGTGGCGGTAGGGCGGGCCAACAGGCGTGGAATGCCGATGGGTTCGCCCGTTTCCTCACACCAGCCGTATTCGCCGGAATCGATCAGGGCGATGGACTGCTGCACCTTCTTGAGCAACTTGCGCTCACGGTCGCGGGTGCGCAGCTCCAGTGCGTGTTCTTCTTCGATGGTGGCGCGGTCGGCGGGGTCAGGAACAAACTGGGTTTCCCGCAGGTTTTCCGTAGTGGCACCGGCGTTGGCCAGAATATCCTGTTCCAGCTGGCGCAGGCGGTGCTTGAAGAACTCCAGCTGTGCGGCGTTCATGTAATCCGACTCAGGCATCGCCAAAAGCTCCTGCTCGGTCAGCAGGGTTGTAGAACTGTCATGTGACTTCGTTGCCATGATGCTTACCTCTTGTTGACGTCTGGGAGCCTGTAACTCTCGTCACGCGCAATCGCTCCGCATTTACTGAATGAGAAATAACTTCAGACCAGGCAATTCTCCAGGCCTTGGGTGAAGATATCCTGCGGCAGCTTGCGGCCAATAAAGACCATTTTGTTGCCTTTCTTTTCTTTGGCCAGCCAGGCGGTGCCCGGCTCGGCGCTCATCATCATGTGCACGCCTTGGAACAGCATGCGCCGGTTGATGCCCTTCAGGTACAAAATGCCCTTGTAGCGCATCAGGTCAGGACCGAAGACCTGAACGATGCCCGACAGGAAGTCTTCCAGGCGCTCGGGATCGAAGGGGCGATCCGAGCGAAAGACAAAGGCCCCGATTTCATCGTTGTGGGCCGCATGTTCGTGGTGATGATGGTGTCCGCAGCCTGGGCCGCAGTCGCCGTCATCGTGATGGTGATCATGGCTGTGTGCATGATCGTTGGCGGCATCCGGGTGCTCGGCCGCCAGAAAATCCGGGTCTATGTCCAGGATGGAGTTCAAGTTAAAGCCGCTGATGTCCAGCAGCGCCTTGATGTCGGTTTCGCCGAAATTGACAGGCGTGATGGTTGCACGCGGGTTAATGCGTACCAGGCGGGCGCGCAGCGCCTCGTAGTCAGCGTCGTTGACCAGGTCTTTCTTGGAGATCAGCAGCCGGTCTGCAAAACCTACCTGTTTCTGCGCCTCTTCTTGACGATCCAGCGTGGCCATGCCGTGTTTGGCATCTACGATGGTGACTACGGCATCGAGCCGGTAATATTCGGCGATATCGTCGTCCATGAAGAAAGTCTGACAGACGGGGCCAGGGTTGGCCATGCCAGTCGTTTCGATGATGACGCGTTCGAAATTCAGTTCGCCAGCTTGGCGGCGCACACGCAGATCGTTCAGGGTGCGCATCAGGTCGCCACGCACGGTGCAGCAGACGCAGCCATTGCTCAGTTCGACGATTTCTTCTTCGGTGTCTTGCACCAACAGATCGTTGTCGATGCCTTCGGGTCCGAATTCGTTTTCGATGACGGCAATGCGCCGGCCATGGTATTCGGACAGGATGCGCTTGAGCAGCGTAGTCTTACCTGCGCCCAGAAATCCGGTCAGTACAGTGACCGGAACCATTTTCTTCAGATCTAATGCGGCGTTCATAACAGGCCTCGCAAAGGCGAAAGCAAAAGTACAGGGCACGATGTCATCGCGACGTCCTGTGCTGCTTGGTTCCGCTCAAAAACAACGTGCGATTACATCACAGCCGTGCCCGTTCGGCAAACGCGGCGCTCAGGACAGCGCAGCAGTTTGCCAATAGATCGGGAAATATATACCGATTGGGGTCAAAACACCACGTTTCAGGCCTGGGATAAGGGTTTTCGAGCGTTGGTATCGTGGGCGCAGCGCTGGCACAGCGCACGCAATTCTGTTTCGTGGCCGGACAGGGCAAAACCCGCTTCGCGCACGCAATCGGCCAGCTTCTGGCTAAGCGCAGGCGCACACAGCTCCACGACGGTGCCACATTGGATGCAGACAATGAGCAGATCGTGCGGATGACCGCCGGCGTCCACACAGGCCGTCCAGGCGTTGACGGCGTCCAGGCGGTGGATCAAGCCCTCTTCGGTCAGAAAGTCCAGAGCCCGGTAGACGGTGGGCGGCTTGGCGCCGGGCTGAAATTCACGCACCCGGTCCAGCAGTTCATATGCCTTCAGGCTGCGCTGGGCCTGGATCAGGATCTCCAGCACCTGTCGGCGTATCGAGGTCAAGCGTTTGCCGCGTTGCAGGCATAGCTGCTCGGCAGTCGCAAGCTGGTGTTCGATGGCGTGGGGCGTAAGGATATGCACAGGCATGGGCGCTTGTTCGGATTAATTGTTATGTTATAACATCGTGGCGAGAATATAATTCCAGCCTTTCGGCGCATTATCCCTGTTTCATGTCTTGTCCTCAATTTTCCTCTGTTTCGCGCCGTCCGGTACCGCGCCGCTCTCTATTGTTGGCTTCCGCTGGCCAGCGTCTGCTGGCCGCTTTGTGTCTGGTGGCGGCCCTGTGGGCCTTGAGCTCCTGGGCCCTGGGGTGGTGGTAAGGCTATGTCCTCTACCTTGATCGAATTGGATCATGTCGCCCTGGGCTGGAAAGACAAAGTGGCCTTACGCGATATCAGTGGTCGCTTCAATCGTGGTTCGTTGACGGCTGTGGTCGGGCCGAACGGTGCAGGTAAGTCCACGCTGCTCAAAGGCCTGACCGGTCAGATCAATCCCCTCAAAGGTCGGATTGTGCTGGCCCCGTCTTTGGCCGACGAGCTGGCTTTGTTGCCGCAGATGGGGGATCTGGACAAGAGTTTTCCGATTACGGTCTACGACCTGGTGGCGATGGGGGCCTGGAAGCGCGTGGGCGCGCTGGGGGGCTTTTCCGGGCAGGAACGCGAACGCATCAGCGACGCACTGGAGCAGGTCGGGTTGGCCGACTTTGCGCGTCGCTCAATTGGCACCTTGTCAGGCGGCCAACTGCAGCGTGCCTTGTTTGCCCGCATGATCATGCATGATGCCCAGGTGCTGCTGCTGGACGAACCGTTTGCGGCAGTGGACAAGGCCACGTCCGACGAATTGATGGCCCTGATCTGTCGCTGGCACGAGCAAGGCCGTACCGTAATTGCAGTGCTGCACGATCTGGATATGGTTCGGGCGTTTTTTCCGCAGGCCGTTTTGCTGGCCGGACAGGTCGTGGCCTGGGGCGCGACGGCCTCTGTGCTGACAGCCGAGCATCTGCATCTGGCCCGACATTTGTGCGCCGGAGACTATTTATGAGCGCGTTGTGGGAATTTCTATGGGGCCCTTTTGCCGAGTTTGGCTTTATGCAGCGCGCCCTGGCCGGTTCATTCGCCTTGGCGGCTGCCGCCGGGCCTTTAGGGGTATTTTTGGTATTACGCCGTATGAGCCTGATGGGCGATGCGATGGCGCATGCCATTTTGCCGGGTGTGGCCGTCGGGTTTCTGACGGCAGGCTTGTCGCTGGGCGCGATGGCGCTGGGCGGCATGATTACCGGCATTGTCGTGGCCTTGCTGGCCGGCCTGGTGGCACGGTTGACGCCGCAGCGCGAGGATGCCAGTTTTGCGGCCTTTTATCTAGTGTCTCTGGGCCTGGGCGTGCTGCTGGTGTCGCTGCGCGGCTCCAATATGGACTTGATTCATGTGTTGTTTGGCACGGTGCTGGGCTTGGATGATGCCTCGTTGTTGCTGGTGACAGGCAGCAGTTCTGTGGCGTTGATTTTACTGGCCCTGATCTTTCGGCCTTTGGTGCTGGAATGCCTGGACCCGATTTTCCTGCGTACTCAGGGCGGGCGGGGGTCGTTGGCGCATATGGTGTTTCTGTTCATGCTGGTCATCACCTTGGTGTCGGGCTTTCAGGTGTTGGGCACGTTGATGGTGGTGGGCATCATGATGTTACCGGCGGCGTCGGCGCGTTTCTGGGTGTATTCGGTGGGTCGGCAAATGACAGTGGCCGCCGCGCTGGGCATGGTCAGCTCCTATCTGGGCCTGTTGTTTTCCTATTACTACAACGTGCCGGCATCGCCCGCCATCATTTTGGCGGCCGGGCTGTTCTATTTTCTGTCTGTCAGTGTCGGGCCGCATGGTGGCTTGGTACGCGCCTGGGTTGCGTTCCGTGCGCGACGGCGGCGCATGGCGTCTTTTCTGGAGCATGAAGCATGAGCGTTCGAGTTTTCAAGCGGTCCGGTGCTGTGTTGTCGCTAAGTCTGCTAGCGTGGGCTCTGCCGGTGCAGGCCGAGCCTTTGCGGGTTGTCAGCAGTTTTTCGATCTTGCACGATATGGTGCGCGAGATCGGCGGCGACAAGGTGGCGGCCAGCGTCATTGTGCCTGCCAATGGCGATGCGCATTCTTTTGAGCCGCGTCCCAGCGATGCCAAGACATTGGCCTCCGCTCAGTTGCTGGTCATCAACGGCCTGGATTTTGAGGCCTGGTTACCGCGCCTGCAGCAGTCGGCAGGTTACAGGGGGCCACAAGTGGTGGCTGCCCAGGGCGTCGACGCGCTAGCTTTTGCTGGGCAAGATGAACATGTCGAGCACGGGCATGGTGATTCGCATGACCACGGGCATAGCCATGATCATGGGCACGATCACGATCACGGGCACGAGTCTGCGAAGCAGGTTGTTGGCGAACCGGCGCACGAACACAGCCACGGCAGTCAAGATCCGCATGCATGGCAAAGCCCGACCCAGGCGCAGGTGTATATACGCAATATCAGTCAGGGGCTGGCAGCCGCCGATCCGGCCAATGCAGACTATTACCGCACGCGGGCGCAGGAATATGCCCAGCGCGTGCAGCAGCTAGACCAAAGCGTCAAAGCGCGCTTGCAGGCGATTCCCGTAGAGCAGCGCAAGGTAATTACGTCGCACGATGCCTTCGCTTATTTGGGTAAAGCCTACGATATCAGCTTCATCGCCCTGATGGGTGTATCCAGCCAGGCAGAACCTTCCGCGCGCGATATTGCCAAGGTCATTGAGCAGGCACGCCGTGAAAATATTCACGCTATTTTCGTGGAAAACACCGTCAATCCGCGCCTGGTCGAACAGGTCGCCCGCGAAACCGGAGCCAAAGTGGGCGGCACTTTGTATTCCGACGCTTTGGGTAAACCGGGATCGGGGGCCGATACGTACCTGGGCATGATGAAGTGGAATACGGATAAGCTAATCGAGGCCTTGCAGCCATGACTGGTGACCCAATGTACCTGGGCCGGTCGGTGGGCTTGCCCAGATCGGGGCGAATGACAGTCAGTCGGCGCAGCGAATTTGAGAGAGCGGCTGCAACGAGATAGCGTAGGCACAGAAACAGTCCTTCCCGTGCGACTGGACGTTCTGGCGACATCCTTGGGGTCAGAAAACAAAGAAAGCCTGCCGCAAGACTGCTTCGGCGAATAAGAAGGGATGGACAAAAGGTGTGGCGGTGTGTCGGCTATTCTGTGTCTTGATGGTCATTATGGAATGACCCTCTTGTACAAGGAATAGCTACTGACGCGCCAGCGTGTGCCTGTTTGCGTATCGTAGTAGCCGCCTTGCGCGGAGGAGCCTTCGTCTTCTTGTTTCCAGGTGCGTCCGCCGTCCAGGCTTAGGGCGGTCAGGTCTCGTGGCCGCAGGCCTGATTCGTCCACGCCATCGAACAATAGCGCCTGGCTGGGCGTGGTATACAGCGCATAACCGGTCACGCTCTTGTCAAAGGTCTGCAGCACATCGACCCCGTTGGTGCGTTGAATCGAGACTTGGCTCAGTCGCGGTGCGGCGTCCGGGCCGGCCAGGTAAGAGGGCAATCCTGTTTGGCTAAGGATATAGAGACGGTTTGAACCGTCGTCCGCCATGTCGGTCACGGTTTGCTCGGGTAAACGCAAGGCGAGTTTGGGGGTGTTTTCCCCCCAGCGCAGAACATGGATTTGGCTGTGGTAGCCGGTATCATCGCGCACCAGAAAGGCAAGGCGTAATGTGCCATCCTTGCCCAGGGCGACCAAGTCAAATTGCTTGCGTTTGTGGTTGGGGTCCCGTGCCTGTTCAGGGACGGAGAGCTCCGTCCAGTTCGTGCCGCCATCGGTCGTGCGCCAGATTCGGGGTCCCCAGCCGATCAGGTACCCGCGTTGCGGGTCCAGGAAGCGTAAAAAGGTAATGTTTTGGTGCTCAGGCCATTCCAGTTGCTGCCAGTCTTGGCCTTGATTGGTGGATTTGAACAGTTTGGTGATTTGAGGGGCATAGCGCACCCCTGGTTTGACGTTGTGGCGATTGGTCCAGCCTGTAGCCAAGTAGGCGGTACTCCAATCGGGGGCCAGCCACCAGTCGGCTTTTTGGGCACGTTCTTCGAATGTCCGCAAAGGATTGTCGAGTGTTCCGGCCAGAATACGTACAGAGCGACGGTTAGCGGACTCTTTGACGTCGCTCATCCATGCCTCTGTGGGCTCGGCAACATCGGGCCTGCTGCGCTCTTCTATCGGTTTAAACGTGACGATAGGCTCGGTGAGCTTCATAGAAATGACCCGGTCTCCTCGGATACGGAAGTCCCCGGGTCCATAGGGTTTATCTTCTTTCATGAATGTTGAACTGACTTTGGTCCACATAGGCTCTCCGTGCATCATGCCGACCAGTACCGCCAAGGCCGCCAGCAGATAGATGGTGTTTTTTTTACTGAGTGTAGGCATGGGTGTTTAGAACCGTAGGTGGCGGGTCAGTGACTCCAGCGTTGCGTCAATCGCATGACCCATAGCGTCTTTGGTGGTGGATTTGTTCTTTGGATCGAGTCATCCATTACTGAATCATCCGCTTGTAGAGGGAATAGCTACTGACGCGCCAGCGTGTGCCTGTTTGCGTATCGTAGTAGCCGCCTTGCGCGGAGGAGCCTTCGTCTTCTTGTTTCCAGGTGCGTCCGCCGTCCAGGCTTAGGGCGGTCAGGTCTCGTGGCCGCAGGCCTGATTCGTCCACGCCATCGAACAATAGCGCCTGGCTGGGCGTGGTATACAGCGCATAACCGGTCACGCTCTTGTCAAAGGTCTGCAGCACATCGACCCCGTTGGTGCGTTGAATCGAGACTTGGCTCAGTCGCGGTGCGGCGTCCGGGCCGGCCAGGTAAGAGGGCAATCCTGTTTGGCTAAGGATATAGAGGCGGTTTGAACCGTCGTCCGCCATATCAGTCACGGTTTGCTCGGGTAAGCGCAAGGCGAGTTTGGGGGTGTTTTCCCCCCAGCGCAGGACATGGATTTGGCTGTGGTAGCCGGTATCATCGCGCACCAGAAAGGCAAGGCGTAATGTGCCATCCTTGCCCAGGGCGACCAGATCGAACTCGGCACGCTCGTCTTGTGGATCACGTGCTTGCTCGGGAACGGGGATCTCTGTCCAGTTCGCGCCGCCATCGGTCGTACGCCAGATTCGGGGTCCCCAGCCGATCAGGTACCCGCGTTGCGGGTCCAGGAAGCGTAAAAAGGTAATGTCCTGGTGTTCAGGCCATTCCAGTTGTTGCCAGTCTTGGCCTTGATTGGTGGATTTGAATAGTTTGGTTAATTGCGGCGTATTGCGTTCGCTGGGCTTGGGCTCATCGTGGTAGTCCATCCAGCCTGTGGCTAAGTAAGCGGTACTCCAATCGGGTGCCAGCCACCAGTCGGCTTTTTGGGCACGTTCTTCGAATGTCCGCAAAGGATTGTCGAGCGCTCCGGCCAGAATACGTACAGAGCGACGGTTAGCGGACTCTTTGACGTCGCTCATCCATGCCTCTGTGGGCTCGGCAACATCGGGCCTGCTGCGCTCTTCCATCGGTTTAAACGTGACGATAGGCTCGGTGAGCTTCATAGAAATGACCCGGTCTCCTCGGATACGGAAGTCCCCGGGTCCATAGGGTTTATCTTCTTTGATGAATGTTGAACTGACTTTGGTCCACATAGGTTCTCCGTGCATCATGCCGATCAGTACAGCCAAGGCCGCCAGCAGATAGATGGTGTTTTTTTTACTGAGTGTAGGCATGGGTGTTTAGAACCGTAGGTGGCGGGTCAGTGACTCCAGCGTTGCGTCAATCGCATTGCCCATAGCGTCTTTGGTGGCATCGTATGCGTCGCCTAGCGAGTGCAGTGCGCTGTTTCCCCAGTCTTTAGCGACTTCAACGGTGGAGTCGATTGCTTGTGACCGGGTTTCCCTGTCCAGCCATTCCTCGATATTGGGCTGGCCGCCAATTTTAAGTAAATCGCTTAGTGGTAAATCGGCCAGTCCTGCGTCAAGGTAGGCTGGGACGTGGGTCTGGAAGGCGAAGCTCTTGAAGGTTTGTGGGGTCACTTCCAGTTCATATTGGGGGACTGTCATATTGACTGTGCGGTTTGGATAGCGGCGGCAGATAACTGTTATTTCGTCTCCATCCATATTGTCTTCAAGTCCTTTTTCTATGTTTTTTTGGAGCTTGTAGCGTGCGTTATCCAGCCACGTCTGACCCGCCGAACTTAGACGGGGTCTAAGCCTTTTCCCGTATGTTGAACAATAGTAATAGCCATAGCTGACGTAATAGTCCGGCGGCTGATGGCCGCAGCCGATGTGTCGGACCATGAAGTTGGCGTGGCGCGACCAGTTATCGTCGCTGTTGTTGGCGGCAATAAGCTGGTCTCTTTTTAAGAGCAGTCTTCTTGCCACGATCAGGTCGTCCCAGGGATTCCATTCGGTTGACCAGGCTTTGAAGACCTCCCACGTTGAGACTCCTGATTTGGCGACGTATTCTTCATGCAGCGGCCGGTAGTAGAACTCGCACTTGCCTAGGAGAGCATTCGCCGCAGGGGTGACGTCCTTGTTACATTGTTTGGCGTAGACCGGCGCGGGAGCGGGGCTTGAAAGAGGTAGATGAGTAGCCCGGGCTTCGCCCAGGATGGGAGCATCTGTATTCATCGTTGTTAATCCTCCATCAATTGAATGATCAGATCATCTGGCGCATCACTGATCGATAAGTCGGTTTCCCCGGCCTCGTTGGTTCGCCCTTCCATCAACGATTCGCCTTGTGGATTGGTGATTCGATACCGGGTATTGGCAATTGGTATGTCTGTGCCTGCCCAGGTCGCGACGAATCTTCTGTGGTACTGGCCGGTCTTGGGCGTTTTGGGCATTCTGGGCACCTGGGCTTGATCGCTCGACGGCCCGCCCCATTGATGAGCGGCGGACAAGAGTTGAATGTCCTTTTGAGTACCCACGGTGACGCCGTCGCCGATCTTGATATAGCTGCCATCGGCCGCGACCAACCGGATGACCGGCGCGGTGATCAACACTTCGTTTTCGTTGCTGGTCAGGGTCATGCCTTTTTGCGCATTGGCGGTCAGTGCGTCGTCCTGGGCTTGCAGCAGCACTGGACCTTCACCGGCCACCGCCTGCACCCCTGTGCCGCGTGCAAACAGCTGTATCCCCTGTCCCGCCGTGACATTGAAGCGCTGACCGCTCATCAATTGCAGGTGCTGCTGCGCCACCTGGTCGATGTTCTCGCCGGCAAAGGTCAGATGCGTTTTGGGTGTCAGGCTGATGGTTCCGGCCTGTGCGCCCAGGGTTAGCAGCGCTTGGGCGTCGGCCCTCGCATCGCTTGATGAT encodes:
- a CDS encoding cob(I)yrinic acid a,c-diamide adenosyltransferase is translated as MSIRLSIISTRTGDDGTTGLGDGSRLPKDAPLIHALGDVDELNSQIGVLRTLDLPPDMDTLLSDIQHDLFDMGAELCIPGHQVIANTHVERLEQALLHYNEALGKLQEFILPGGSPAAACAHVVRCVARRAERSVVAVPVDALPQDGPRLYLNRLSDLMFVLARSLNRHAGRPDVLWQPKRDQQA
- a CDS encoding GNAT family N-acetyltransferase, giving the protein MSEFIKGYTLRPARPADIPGILKLMRDLAAFEKLEHIFHATPESLRNSFFTDEPSAYCLVITPQDEPDTPISYIMWFYNYSSFLDRRGIYLEDLYIDPAHRKKGLGAAVLRHLAKLAVSQGCGRFEWVVLDWNKNAIDFYEHQGAQILHDWRVARVTGPALLHLAQGHPVSTDS
- a CDS encoding copper-binding protein, giving the protein MTWTTQRSALLAGALGLAATAAYVVVAQAQEASASGEVRRVDAAAGKITLKHGAIDLLQLPAMTLVYKIDPALLAGINPGDKVKFTAQRDGGDYVVTKIEKS
- the hslU gene encoding ATP-dependent protease ATPase subunit HslU, with translation MSTTNMTPGEIVSELDKHIVGQGKAKRSVAVALRNRWRRQQVAEPLRSEIVPKNILMIGPTGVGKTEIARRLAKLANAPFIKVEATKFTEVGYVGRDVETIIRDLVDISVKQTRETEMRRVRTQAEEAAEDRILDVLVPPSRDAHGLPQREDNSARQVFRKRLREGRLDDTEIEIEMAQAMPRMEIMAPPGMEEMTEQLRSMFSGLGQEKTKARKLTVKEAFKQLTEEEAARRVNEDELRAAAVANAEQNGIVFLDEIDKITARSENQGGSGDVSRQGVQRDLLPLVEGTTVTTKYGVVRTDHILFIASGAFHLSRPSDLIPELQGRFPIRVELESLSAQDFVQILSATDSSLTKQYTALLSTEDVHLDFRPDGIQRMAELAFEVNERTENIGARRLYTVMEKLLEELSYSAGSHGEQSVVIDADYVNRQLQETAASQDLARYVL
- the hslV gene encoding ATP-dependent protease subunit HslV, which produces MEQFHATTIVCVRRGDQVAIGGDGQVTLGNIVIKGTARKIRRLYNDSILAGFAGATADAFTLQERFEAKLEKHQGNLLRAAVELTRDWRTDRVLRRLEAMLLVADKEHTLVLTGNGDVLEPEHGLAAIGSGGAYAQSAALALLQNTDMEPAQIVKKSLEIAGDLCIYTNQNHIVETL
- the dksA gene encoding RNA polymerase-binding protein DksA — its product is MATKSHDSSTTLLTEQELLAMPESDYMNAAQLEFFKHRLRQLEQDILANAGATTENLRETQFVPDPADRATIEEEHALELRTRDRERKLLKKVQQSIALIDSGEYGWCEETGEPIGIPRLLARPTATLSLEAQERREKRQKMFGD
- a CDS encoding CobW family GTP-binding protein — its product is MNAALDLKKMVPVTVLTGFLGAGKTTLLKRILSEYHGRRIAVIENEFGPEGIDNDLLVQDTEEEIVELSNGCVCCTVRGDLMRTLNDLRVRRQAGELNFERVIIETTGMANPGPVCQTFFMDDDIAEYYRLDAVVTIVDAKHGMATLDRQEEAQKQVGFADRLLISKKDLVNDADYEALRARLVRINPRATITPVNFGETDIKALLDISGFNLNSILDIDPDFLAAEHPDAANDHAHSHDHHHDDGDCGPGCGHHHHHEHAAHNDEIGAFVFRSDRPFDPERLEDFLSGIVQVFGPDLMRYKGILYLKGINRRMLFQGVHMMMSAEPGTAWLAKEKKGNKMVFIGRKLPQDIFTQGLENCLV
- a CDS encoding Fur family transcriptional regulator — translated: MPVHILTPHAIEHQLATAEQLCLQRGKRLTSIRRQVLEILIQAQRSLKAYELLDRVREFQPGAKPPTVYRALDFLTEEGLIHRLDAVNAWTACVDAGGHPHDLLIVCIQCGTVVELCAPALSQKLADCVREAGFALSGHETELRALCQRCAHDTNARKPLSQA